The window AAGATGGTCTGTTAAACTTGTGCTCATCCCCTTTGAGTAAACGGACCAGATTGGATCGATGCCGCACGACAATCAAGACGGCAATCACCGCAGCAAACACGACCATGGCCTTGGAGACTGGCCAGCCAATCGAGTGAAACCACCAGCCAAAAAGTGGGAGAGACAACGCGAATAGAATAGACGCAAGCGAGACGAACCGGGTGGTGTAGAAAGTCACGACCCAAACCAGCACGCCAGAGATCAAGACCAGCGGCATCAGAACCAGTAGACCACCCATGGTGACTGCAACGCCCTTGCCTCCTTTGAAACCGATAAAGATCGAGGCACTGTGGCCAACCACTGCCCCGACTGCTCCTGCAATCCCCCCGTAGTCTCCCGCAATCCA is drawn from Verrucomicrobiota bacterium and contains these coding sequences:
- the plsY gene encoding glycerol-3-phosphate 1-O-acyltransferase PlsY, whose translation is MIILILACAIIGYLFGSLSFAVWIAKGKGVNILEVGSRNPGATNVKRVLGRKAGNTVFVLDFLKGCLAVAVGLWIAGDYGGIAGAVGAVVGHSASIFIGFKGGKGVAVTMGGLLVLMPLVLISGVLVWVVTFYTTRFVSLASILFALSLPLFGWWFHSIGWPVSKAMVVFAAVIAVLIVVRHRSNLVRLLKGDEHKFNRPS